Within the Nitrosococcus wardiae genome, the region TTAAAACAAAGGATCCGGCAAATCCAGGGCGCCCTCCATAGAGTATCGCGATCTCTCGCACCATGCGTACATTCCGCCATAGGCTAAGGACCGCATCAAATAAGACTAAAGGCGAGATAATTGTGATTAATGCAGTCTGCGAAGCATACTTTACGATGACTCTATAGGCGCGCTCATCAAGAGAACGCAAAACTTGCTTAGCGAACAACTCTAATACTTCAGCATCACTATGAGCATCGGTCACCATGGAATGAAAAACTTCAATTCCTGGATCTAAATCTGAACGTCTCGAGTAAAGGGTCTCAATACGGGCAACTAAATTTGTGGCAGCACCATGCCCCCCCTTTTCAGTCAGGTGTTTTGCTTCCTCTTGGAAAGCAGAGATATCTTGCATACGCCAGATATCTCGCACCTGCTCCCGCACCCACATTACGATGGCCACAATGAGCATGCCAAAGAGAATCGTAAAGAAAAGACCAAGCAAAAGGCTACGTTCAAACATAGCACCGAGGAAGGTCACCGTATCAAGCACGATAACACTCACTAGCAAAGCAACGGCGGCTCTTAAAAACCAGCGGAAGGCACGATGTCGCTGTCGTAAGGTTTGCTGCTTTAGCTGCTCGATATCCCTTTCCAAGGGAAGGCTTTTTTCTCTCTCTGTAAACTCGCTCTTGCTAAGATAATCTAAAAAAGCGCGCTCACCTTCCTCTGCAAGCACTCGCGGGGAGGGAGACCTACGTTTTTCTTTGTCCCTCACCTGCTTTGGCTCAGATTCAATTTCCACGGGTGGAATCCAATGTTTATGACTCATCTCAATTTGTCCCCCAGAAGAAACTCTAAGGCTTGATCCAAGCGGATATGAGGCAGCATCCTAGAAGGGGATTCAGGAATAGGAGGGGGATGAAAAGAAAGAAAACGGAAACGGTCCTCAACCCAGTCTTCAGGAGTAGGGATAGTTTCTGGAATTTCGCCAGGGAACAACAATACCTCACGTTCTCGCCCCTCAGGCATACCCTTGACACAAGAAAGCTTGCCTCCTTCATAATCTGTGACGACAGTCTCTGTCGATTTAACAGAAGACAGTGTCATCGTATCCATTTCCACACCACTAAAGCGGACTTCTTTTGCACCTTCCAAGATTAGCTGTTCTAGCAAAAGCCGAAGATTGTGATGCTGATTGGCAGCTACATGATCCGCCTTGGTTGCAGCAAATAAAACCCGATCAATGCGAGGTTTAAAGAGACGGCGAATTAGACCCGAACGACCATAAGAAAAACTTTCCAATGTTAACGCCAGCGTTTCCCTCATGTCATGAAAACACCCATAACCCCGATTGAGAATATTGAATAGATCTACCAGCACAATCTGCCGATCAAAGCGCGAGAAATGTTCTTGATAGAACCGTTTGACAACACGCTCTTTATAAGCTTCATAGCGCTGACTCATGATGCTATAGAAACTCCTCTCCGGCGGCGCTACTACCGGGGGAAGGGGGCAAAAGCCAAGAATAGGCGTCCCTTTCAAGTCCCCTGGCATGGTAAAACGCCCCGGCTGAAGGAGGGTCAGTCCCGCTGCCTTACAACGATTAAGAAACTCGCTGTAAAATTCTGCGGCTTGCCGCATAGTTTCTTCTTCAGCGGTCTTAATCAGGTCCAAGTTGTTGAGAAAACTAAGCCACTCTTTCGATAATGAAGCTCGGGGCTCCTGTTTACAAAGCTCAAACACCTGCTGAGACCAGTCCTCAAAAGACTTTTCTAAAAGTGTCAGATCTAGGAGCCATTCCCCCGGATAGTCAATGATATCTAAATACAGAGTACTCAATGAGGTCATTCGCCGCCGCAGCATAGTCCCTGGGCGATAACGGATAGCTAGGCGGATTTCACTGATCTGATCCGTAGGCTCCGGCCAGGAAGGAGGCTTACTGGCTAACTTCTCAACAAACGCCTTATAACGAAACTCCGGTAGTTCGCTCTCTGCCCGGGGGATAATCTTAGCCCCCGCAAGACGGCCTTCATTGGCGATTTTAAAAAAAGGTAACTGGGAGCCATGGGACAAATGATGAATTAAAGAAGTAATAAAAACTGTTTTTCCACTCTTATTAAGTCCTGTCACTGCCAGCCGAACAGAACGATCAAGTGCTCGATGAGCGAGATCACTCACACTGCTGCTGAACCGTCGTCTAAATGCCTCTATGTCGGCACGGTCGAGGCCAATATCTGCCATTGGGTTTCTTCCAGTATCAGTGAATATCCTATTTTTTAGCGATCTAAGCAACGGACGAGCCACTCTCTGCGGCCACAAAGGCTTGAACCACAGCACACCACGCTTTCGCAAGATTATCTAGGTTATAACCCCCTCCACCTAAACCAAGAATGCGCCCTGCACAATATTTCTCTGCAATGGCGCATAAACTTTTTGCAGCATGGGCATGGGCTTCTCGGCTATACCCCAGGTGGGTAATCGGGTCAGCAGCCAGACTATCTGCACCGCACTGAAACAAAATAAATTCCGGCCGACCCTGCTGCAGAAATGCTTCCGCCTGTTCCCAGGACTCTAAAAATTGCCTATCTGTAGCCCTGGGCGGCATAGGAAGGTTTAGCTTAGTGCCCACAGCAGAGCCTATACCCGTTTCATCGGCGGACCCGGTCCCCGGATAAAGATAACGCCCATCCTCATGGAGATCGACAATAATGACATTGGGATCTTCCTCAAAACCGTAAAACACCCCGTCCCCGTGATGGGCATCAATATCCACATACCCTATCCGCTGCACTCCGTACTGCCGCCGTAATGCTTCAATGGCCACGCCACAGTCATTAAAAACACAAAAGCCAGCGGCAGCATTACGCCGAGCATGATGCAACCCGGCAATAGGTATAAAAGCTCGGCGGCAAGACCCAGTGATAATGGCCTCCACAGCTTTTAGCACGGTCCCCACAACCGCAGCGGCAGCCTCATAAACACCTGGGAAAGCAGGGGTATCACCATAATCCAGGCAACCTCCACCCGCCAGGGAGAGGCGTTTAACTCTTTCGACATAGGCAGGGGTATGAAACCATTCAATACTTTCTTGGGTAGCCATAACCGGCTCCCCTATCACCACTTCTCCATCAAGCCCCTGACGATGAAATTCATCGACAAAAGCACCTTGCCGAAGGGGACCAAAAGGGTGCCCTCCACCAAAATTATAGCGCTGCAGTAATTCCCCAATATAAACACAAACCTCTTTATCCATCAGGCACCACTCGAAATTTAGAAATTCATCTTTAAGAAAACTTATCTTACCCGACCAAAAAGAGAATCAATCCGCCGTCCAATATCATCAAAGATCGCTAGAAACCCCGCCCGGAAATCTTCATCCAGCCACGACTCGGCCTTCTCGAGCCGAGCTTTTTCCAGTCGTTCCTCGGCATACCGGCGCCGCTGTCTGATAGCTTCCAATTGAGGGCGGAGATCTTCTTTAAGCTTTTGATTACCCTTTTCTATCTCCATCTCCAATTGACCCATTTCCTGATTAAACTTTATCAGCCTACTTGCTAAGTTTTGGATCTCTTCTTCCATATTCATAATCCCTTTCTCCTCTCATCCCAACGGAAAACGCCTATCTATAACAATAGCTTAGATTCTATGTTTAATAAACGAAAGCAAAGCATCAGTTTCTATAATCCTCACCAAGGAGCATAAAAAAATATAGTGCAAAAAATCATTTTCTCTGCTAGAGAATTAAAGTAAGGTATCTTCTAAGTGATAGGAAGTTTATTCGAATTATCTTCTATAACTTTTTGTTTTATATAGATTTGATTTATTTGCCCTGGTTGATCTGGCTATTTTTAAACAATGAAAATGGGGGAATGGAGCCAAGTTGGGCCATCTATAATGGTTCCCATTTAGATAGAGCCTATTGAACTCGGGGTCAGCGTGACCGGACCGTCGGCGGCAGGGGTAAGCTGGGACCATGGGTCCACTGGACCCACGCAGATGGGTGAACGCCCGCCCCAGGAAGGGACAGGCTGGACTTGCAGGAAAGCCTGGCGTGGCAAGCCGATCGAGCTTCCAGGAATGGGTTGACAGCGTGTCTGATCACCTCTGACCCAAGCGTCTTAGGTCTCATTTAAACAAGAAATGCTATAAATGAGATGGGTTTACCTCTCTAGTGAGGGAAAGCAGATGACCTTCATTATAGATATCTTTTTCGCTTTTGGAATCTTCCTTGCCAAATCCTGGGTTATTGTTGCTCACCTCCCCATTAAGCTAGCTTTGGAGACGATCACGCGGATACCAACGTCCCCTTCGTATGCCAAGAAGAGAGATCCTGATATCAAAGCTTGGGGAAATGGGAAAAAAAGAAACTGGTGACTGGTTCAAGGGCGTATCCCTTACGCCATAAATGACAATCTATGTTGAGTCGTCGCCTAACTAATTCTCTAAGTTCGTCCTGAACTTTTCGAATGAGTTGGTTGGCTCAACCAGCCTCAGCCCTTTGGGGCTACGTTTGAGTCGGCATCTACAGTATGTGCGTGGCGGTTCAAGCGCACTTAAAGGGAAACGGGTACCCTATGAAAGGGAAGGTAAGCTTGGAGTTCTAGTCTTTCACCGGCCCTATCGGGCCGAGGCGTTCATCAGTTATTTAAAGACTCAAGCGCCTTCCCTACGTTTGGATTGGTTCCATATTGGACTAAACCGTTTTCGCGTCGTCTTGCTCTACCGGGATCGGACAGAGCTCAGCAAGGGTAAGCAGTTACTGCAAAACTTTGGGGTCAGTCTGAGCAGATGAACCTAGCCCTAATCCCTCTACTCTTTGGTGCGCTGATGGTTACCGCCTACACCTTAATCCCTCATGTTGGGAAGCAAGGGACGACTCCTGAGCTGACTCAATGGGTAGATACAGAATTGGTCCCCTACGTGGCAAGGCACCTTAGCCAACACCCCAAATTCAAGAACCAATCTTTTCTGGTGGTGAGCATAAAAGGGGACGATATTCAGCCAGAGATTGATGACCTCACCCGCTATGTCCGGGATCGGATGATGGGGGCCTTACTCAACACTCCTGGCGTCAACCCCCTTTGGCGCCCTGCCACTCGTCCTTGGCAGCATCCCCGCCGCCTAGCGGATCTTTCCTGTGGCGAGTTTAGCCAGGCCCGTTACTATATTGGCGTGGATATTCATAGTTCGCCGCTAGATAAAACTGTAGAGGTTTCGGTGCGCGCCTTAGATGTGCACCAAAAACAATGGGTTTCAGGTTTTCATCAATCTTGGCGCGGTCAACTTACCCGGTTGCAACAAGAAGCTTTAAGTCGTCGCCATAAAGACCTATATTTACGAGGACTCCGACCTCTGCCTTTTTCCGCTCACCAGCCTGATCTGTTGGCTTCCTATCTGGCCCATAACCTAAGTTGCCTGCTGCGCCATAGCCAACTCCCAGAAGAAGTGGTGATTTATGCCCCACCTCCACCGAACGAAAACCTGCCTTATTTTCGGACTGCCCTAGACTTGGTCGGCCATTACCTCGGCCGCTTCCACAAGGTACAGGTAGTCAGCGAGCCCCAACAAGCGACGGTTATTTTAGAAAGCCAAGTCTATTCTCTCCACCATAACCTTTACCAAGTCTGGGTAACGCTACGCCATGCCCAAGACCGGCGGTATCTCCCCGGCACCCAGACCAAAGCTTATGTGCACCTCTCACAACCCTCTATTACCCAAAAGCAAACGGCCCCGCCCCCACCGCCATCGACCTTCCCTTCCCCGCCACCTATTCAACCTTTACCTCCCTCAGAGGCAGAAACTCGAGCCATAAAACCTCAACCCCAGCAAGCAACACTTCAAAGGTCTGGGGCTTTGATTGACAGGATTCATCTTAGCTCTATTCCAAACTGGGTTGAGTGTGTGACCCAAAGCCGCTGGTTCGGGAAAAGATGGGTAGGGCTGCTCGGAGACGTTTTTGCTAAAACGCCTTGCCTCCTGGTGGAAGTAGCGGTCAATCATCCTGCTCGTCTTTTACTGGTCGGGCAAAATAGCCGAGGGCAATTAAGGTGGATGATTCCCCCTCCTTGCAAAGCCCTCCATCCCGTTGGTGTCCGCCTAAAAAGAGGGGAAATGTATCGCTCCCCCCTGCCTATAGAAAAAATACAGTTTTTAGAACTTGCCAAGATGACAGGACAGAGTTGGATTTATGCCATTGCGATCGCAGAGCAGACCAGTGGTAAGCGACTGGATGATCAATGGATTCATGTCAGGCCAATGGTGGAAAAGAAATCCCTTCATGAGTCGCGCCAATATGCCAGCCTTGTTGCCAACCAGTTGGGACTGTGCAAAAACCAGTGGCTTAGCCGCCTCTCCCCTTCTTCCTGGCTAGAACGCCTAGAAGCTTTAACCGCAGAAAGTGGCCGGCGCGTAGAATGGAAAGGAATAAGACTTTGGCATATTCAACATAGCAGACATTAAGTTTATTGTAATAGCCTACAGCTAGCGCAAGCACGCTAATGAACAGGTAAAAAAAGTTGCAGCGACGCTCCGACCCCGTTATGGTTTGAAAATGACGCTATACTGACACCCTTTCGAGCTACCGTTATTCTTTACTTATTAACTATCTGCACAGACCAAACACCTATGAGATATATGAGAGACTGGATTATTACCCTTCTAATTTTTCTTTTTGCTCCCTACTCCATTCCCTATGCCGATACAGAAACCTATGGCTATCCAATCAGCAACCCTTATGAGGCCACTATAATTGGCACGCCTGGTCCATTACAAGCAGATCTCCCGGATAAAATCAATATCCAGCCCTTAGAACTCATCGTTTTCGAGGATCGGGAAATTCCAGAGATTCTTTGGTACACCAAAGGGTTAGAGTACTCACTGGCCTCTCAAGAACAGCCAGCTCCCCTCGTTTTTGCTATCTCCGGGACCGGCTCTAGCGCCAATGCTCCCGGCATGCAAATTTTACAGAAAGCTTTATTCCAAGCTGGTTTTCATGTGCTCTCATTACCCTCTCCTACCCATCCCGATTTTGTTACCTCAGCTTCGACCAACGCGGTACCTGGCCATATTGTTAAAGACTCCGCAGATTTGTACCGGGTCATGCAACTTGCCTGGAATCAGGTAAGAGACGATATTGAAGTCACCGATTTTTATCTCACAGGCTATAGCTTAGGAGGGGCTCAGGCCGCATTTGTGTCTCGATTAGATGATAAAAAGCAGATTTTTAATTTTAAAAAGGTCCTAATGATTAACCCTCCAGTCAACTTATATAATTCTGTCTCTATTCTAGATAAGCTACTGGCCAATAATATTCCTGGAGGAATGGACAACCTGAATGATTTTATCAACAGAGTGATAGATCGGTTTACTGAAATCTATAGGACTGAGCAGCAAGTAGAATTCAATGATGAATTTCTCTATAAAGCTTATCAGAAGTACCAACCTAGCAAAGAAACCTTAGCCGCTGTCATTGGGTTGTCTTTTCGCTGGGCGGCGGCCAACATGATATTTGTCTCTGACGTCATCACCAATTCTGGCTATGTCAAACCCAAAAACTTAAAACTTTCACTCACCGACTCTCTCACTAATTATTTCAAGGTCAGTCTCCGCATCGGTTTCCTTGATTATTTCAATGAATATCTTTTCCCTTTCTTTGAAGCACGTTATCCCGACCTAACACGAAAACAACTTACCCATAGCCTCAGCCTTAAGAGCATTGAAGAATATCTCAGAGAAAGCGACACAATTGCTATGGTCACCAACGAAGACGATCCCATTCTTGCTCCAGGTGAACTCGAGTATCTGCGAGAAGTATTCCAATCCCGGGCCAAGATCTATCCCCGAGGGGGCCATCTGGGAAATATGGCTTATAAGGATAATGTGGCTTATATGGTGAATTTCTTTTTAAACTAACCAAGGATAAATCTCAATGATGCGGCGCTCTACACTAATAAAAATAGTATTTGTTCTGCTGCTGGGTATCATTTTTCAGGGATGTGCATCTCAACCCCGCCAAGAAAAGATTATACCTCCTGAAT harbors:
- a CDS encoding YcjX family protein, with product MADIGLDRADIEAFRRRFSSSVSDLAHRALDRSVRLAVTGLNKSGKTVFITSLIHHLSHGSQLPFFKIANEGRLAGAKIIPRAESELPEFRYKAFVEKLASKPPSWPEPTDQISEIRLAIRYRPGTMLRRRMTSLSTLYLDIIDYPGEWLLDLTLLEKSFEDWSQQVFELCKQEPRASLSKEWLSFLNNLDLIKTAEEETMRQAAEFYSEFLNRCKAAGLTLLQPGRFTMPGDLKGTPILGFCPLPPVVAPPERSFYSIMSQRYEAYKERVVKRFYQEHFSRFDRQIVLVDLFNILNRGYGCFHDMRETLALTLESFSYGRSGLIRRLFKPRIDRVLFAATKADHVAANQHHNLRLLLEQLILEGAKEVRFSGVEMDTMTLSSVKSTETVVTDYEGGKLSCVKGMPEGREREVLLFPGEIPETIPTPEDWVEDRFRFLSFHPPPIPESPSRMLPHIRLDQALEFLLGDKLR
- a CDS encoding YcjF family protein; protein product: MSHKHWIPPVEIESEPKQVRDKEKRRSPSPRVLAEEGERAFLDYLSKSEFTEREKSLPLERDIEQLKQQTLRQRHRAFRWFLRAAVALLVSVIVLDTVTFLGAMFERSLLLGLFFTILFGMLIVAIVMWVREQVRDIWRMQDISAFQEEAKHLTEKGGHGAATNLVARIETLYSRRSDLDPGIEVFHSMVTDAHSDAEVLELFAKQVLRSLDERAYRVIVKYASQTALITIISPLVLFDAVLSLWRNVRMVREIAILYGGRPGFAGSFVLIRGVLGNLALAGVSEVVADTGAETLGGTFLASLSAQAGQGATMGIYTARVGIITMRLCRPIPFSGEDRPYLARIRKQVIKAVREAMASGSRAERQPRPGS
- a CDS encoding acetoin utilization protein AcuC, which translates into the protein MDKEVCVYIGELLQRYNFGGGHPFGPLRQGAFVDEFHRQGLDGEVVIGEPVMATQESIEWFHTPAYVERVKRLSLAGGGCLDYGDTPAFPGVYEAAAAVVGTVLKAVEAIITGSCRRAFIPIAGLHHARRNAAAGFCVFNDCGVAIEALRRQYGVQRIGYVDIDAHHGDGVFYGFEEDPNVIIVDLHEDGRYLYPGTGSADETGIGSAVGTKLNLPMPPRATDRQFLESWEQAEAFLQQGRPEFILFQCGADSLAADPITHLGYSREAHAHAAKSLCAIAEKYCAGRILGLGGGGYNLDNLAKAWCAVVQAFVAAESGSSVA
- a CDS encoding alpha/beta fold hydrolase, giving the protein MRDWIITLLIFLFAPYSIPYADTETYGYPISNPYEATIIGTPGPLQADLPDKINIQPLELIVFEDREIPEILWYTKGLEYSLASQEQPAPLVFAISGTGSSANAPGMQILQKALFQAGFHVLSLPSPTHPDFVTSASTNAVPGHIVKDSADLYRVMQLAWNQVRDDIEVTDFYLTGYSLGGAQAAFVSRLDDKKQIFNFKKVLMINPPVNLYNSVSILDKLLANNIPGGMDNLNDFINRVIDRFTEIYRTEQQVEFNDEFLYKAYQKYQPSKETLAAVIGLSFRWAAANMIFVSDVITNSGYVKPKNLKLSLTDSLTNYFKVSLRIGFLDYFNEYLFPFFEARYPDLTRKQLTHSLSLKSIEEYLRESDTIAMVTNEDDPILAPGELEYLREVFQSRAKIYPRGGHLGNMAYKDNVAYMVNFFLN